A single window of Magnetococcales bacterium DNA harbors:
- the kdpC gene encoding potassium-transporting ATPase subunit KdpC codes for MLPVILPSLRMLLLMTALCGVLYPLLVTGLAQGLFPHQAEGSLLRDNGVTVGSSLVGQPFSEARYFRGRPSATSPAPYNAAASSGSNLGPVNPALEEVVKARIAALRESDPDQTRPIPVDLVTASGSGLDPHISPAAAQWQIPRVAKARDLSEKNVQDLVAQHTQGRTFGLLGEARVNVLTLNRTLDRLKK; via the coding sequence ATGTTGCCTGTAATCCTACCCTCTCTGCGTATGCTGCTCCTGATGACCGCCCTGTGCGGGGTACTCTATCCGCTGCTGGTCACGGGACTGGCGCAGGGACTCTTTCCCCACCAGGCCGAAGGCAGCCTGCTTCGGGACAACGGCGTTACCGTCGGTTCCTCCCTGGTGGGGCAACCCTTCAGCGAGGCCCGCTATTTCCGGGGACGCCCCTCGGCCACATCCCCGGCGCCCTACAACGCCGCAGCCTCCTCCGGCTCCAATCTGGGTCCGGTGAATCCGGCCCTGGAAGAGGTGGTCAAGGCCCGCATCGCCGCCCTCCGGGAGAGTGATCCCGATCAGACCCGGCCCATTCCCGTCGATCTGGTCACCGCCTCCGGCAGCGGTCTCGATCCCCACATCAGTCCGGCGGCGGCGCAGTGGCAGATTCCACGGGTGGCCAAAGCCCGTGACTTGTCCGAAAAGAACGTGCAGGATCTGGTGGCACAACACACCCAGGGACGCACCTTCGGTCTGCTCGGAGAAGCCCGTGTCAACGTCCTGACCCTCAATCGGACTCTGGACCGTCTGAAGAAGTGA
- the kdpB gene encoding potassium-transporting ATPase subunit KdpB, giving the protein MHKQLSLFDRNLLNEAVLESVKRLSPRYQLRNPVMFVVWLGSFLTSGLYVQALFGQGDAPAGFILAIALWLWFTVLFANFAEAMAEGRGKAQAAALKGLRKSVSAKKLHEARADAKWESVPSESLRKGDLVLVTAGDILPGDGEVVEGVASVDESAITGESAPVIRESGGDFSAVTGGTRILSDWLVVRISVNPGETFLDRMIGMVEGAKRQKTPNEIALTILLVLLTLVFLLATVTLLPFSIYSVESSQSGSPVSVTVLVALLVCLIPTTIGGLLSAIGVAGMSRMMEKNVLATSGKAVEAAGDIDVLLLDKTGTITLGNRQASLFLPTSGIGDKDLAEAALLASLADETPEGRSIVTLAKEVLHQRGRDIHAEGATFIHFTAQTRMSGIDWQGRSIRKGAAEAVRRHVESSGGFWSNAVQNSVEEIARRGSTPLVVVEGNRVLGAVELKDIVKGGIKERFAELRRMGIKTVMITGDNHLTAAAIAAEAGVDDFLAEATPEAKLKLIRQYQGEGRLVAMTGDGTNDAPALAQADVAVAMNTGTQAAKEAGNMVDLDSNPTKLIEVVETGKQMLMTRGSLTTFSIANDVAKYFAIIPAAFATTYPVLNTFNIMGLATPASAILSAVIFNALIIIALIPLALKGVAYRPVGAGSLLRRNLLVYGLGGLIVPFAGIKAIDLVLVLLHLT; this is encoded by the coding sequence ATGCACAAACAACTCTCTCTGTTCGACCGCAACCTGCTCAACGAAGCCGTCCTGGAGTCCGTCAAGCGGCTTTCACCCCGGTACCAACTGCGCAATCCGGTGATGTTCGTGGTCTGGCTGGGCAGTTTTCTGACCAGCGGACTTTACGTCCAGGCCCTCTTCGGCCAGGGCGACGCCCCGGCGGGATTCATCCTGGCCATCGCCCTGTGGCTCTGGTTCACCGTGCTGTTCGCCAACTTCGCCGAGGCCATGGCCGAAGGCCGGGGCAAAGCCCAGGCCGCCGCCTTGAAAGGCCTGCGCAAGAGCGTTTCCGCCAAGAAATTGCATGAAGCCAGAGCCGACGCCAAATGGGAGAGCGTTCCCTCCGAAAGCCTGCGAAAGGGGGATCTGGTCCTGGTGACCGCCGGCGACATCCTGCCCGGAGACGGTGAGGTGGTCGAAGGGGTCGCCTCGGTGGACGAATCGGCCATCACCGGCGAATCCGCCCCGGTGATCCGGGAGTCGGGCGGCGACTTCTCCGCCGTCACCGGCGGTACCCGCATCCTCTCCGACTGGCTGGTGGTGCGCATATCGGTCAATCCCGGAGAGACCTTCCTCGACCGCATGATCGGCATGGTGGAAGGGGCCAAACGGCAGAAGACCCCCAACGAGATCGCCCTGACCATTCTGCTGGTGCTGCTCACCCTGGTCTTCCTGCTGGCCACCGTCACCCTGCTGCCCTTTTCCATCTACAGCGTGGAGTCGAGCCAGTCGGGTTCCCCGGTTTCGGTGACGGTTCTGGTGGCCCTGCTGGTCTGTCTGATTCCCACCACCATCGGCGGACTGCTCTCCGCCATCGGCGTGGCCGGCATGAGCCGCATGATGGAGAAAAACGTTCTGGCCACCTCCGGAAAGGCGGTGGAGGCGGCAGGCGATATCGACGTGCTGCTGCTGGACAAGACCGGCACCATCACCCTGGGCAACCGGCAGGCCTCCCTTTTCCTGCCAACCTCGGGAATCGGCGACAAGGATCTGGCGGAAGCGGCCCTGCTGGCCTCCCTGGCCGACGAAACCCCCGAAGGACGCTCCATCGTCACCCTGGCCAAGGAGGTGCTGCATCAACGGGGCCGGGACATCCATGCCGAAGGCGCAACGTTCATCCACTTCACGGCCCAAACCCGCATGAGCGGCATCGACTGGCAGGGGCGCTCCATTCGCAAAGGTGCGGCGGAAGCGGTGCGACGCCATGTGGAATCCTCGGGGGGCTTCTGGTCCAACGCCGTGCAGAACAGTGTGGAGGAGATCGCCCGACGCGGCTCCACGCCCCTGGTGGTCGTCGAGGGCAACCGGGTACTGGGTGCGGTGGAGTTGAAGGATATCGTCAAGGGGGGCATCAAGGAGCGTTTCGCCGAACTGCGGCGCATGGGCATCAAGACGGTGATGATCACCGGCGACAACCACCTCACCGCCGCCGCCATCGCCGCCGAGGCGGGGGTGGACGACTTCCTCGCCGAAGCCACGCCGGAAGCCAAACTCAAGCTGATCCGGCAATACCAGGGGGAGGGCCGTCTGGTGGCCATGACGGGAGACGGCACCAACGACGCCCCCGCCCTGGCCCAGGCCGACGTGGCGGTGGCCATGAACACCGGCACCCAGGCCGCCAAGGAGGCGGGCAACATGGTCGATCTCGACTCCAACCCCACCAAGCTCATCGAAGTGGTGGAAACCGGCAAGCAGATGCTGATGACCCGTGGTTCGCTGACCACCTTTTCCATAGCCAACGACGTGGCCAAATATTTCGCCATCATCCCCGCCGCCTTCGCCACCACCTATCCGGTGTTGAACACCTTCAACATCATGGGGTTGGCCACCCCCGCTTCGGCCATTCTGTCGGCGGTGATCTTCAATGCCCTGATCATCATCGCCCTGATCCCCCTGGCCTTGAAGGGTGTGGCCTACCGCCCGGTGGGCGCGGGGTCCCTGTTGCGCCGCAACCTGCTGGTCTATGGCCTCGGTGGCTTGATCGTGCCCTTCGCGGGCATCAAAGCCATCGATCTCGTTCTGGTCCTGCTCCATCTCACCTGA
- the kdpD gene encoding two-component system sensor histidine kinase KdpD, producing the protein MDDSAPSTRPDPDALLARLDEESSREKRGKLKIFFGACPGVGKTFAMLTAARLLQSQGVEVVAGVVETHGRQETAELLRAIPTLPRRRIDYKGHLLEEFDLDGALARRPQLLLVDELAHSNAQGSRHPKRWQDVEELLGAGIDVFTTINVQHVESLNDVVGKISGIRVRERVPDHVIDRADEMVLVDLPPEELLQRLKEGKVYIPQQARRAVDHFFRKGNLLALRELALRRTADRVDGDVRAWRREKSVATVWPTRESVLVCVGPGPDSERLVRRAARRANQTGAPWHAIAIETPAMHTLPESARKHILQVLKLAQELGAQTASLSGQDAVSPTIAYAREHNLGTLLMGRDRYRRLPWQHGFAEKLGRLAPDLEILQVAREEEEPRENTASRPPVKPAGSPAWKYHLSALAIVSLVTAGTAPLHDLLDPANIVMLFLLSVVLVAVRLGRAPAVVAAFLSVASFDFFYVPPRFTFAVSDVQYLVTFAVMLTVALVVGQLTAGLRFQASAARKREHRMHVLYEMSRELSSALGVEQIVEIGQRIIKGGFNAAVALFIQGRENRLQRVEGSSDPDGVDPGIAQWSFDHGQSAGLGTDTLASSRALYVPLKAPTRLCGVMALVPQESVWELPPEQQQFLDTCATLIAIALERVHYVTLAREAQVSVESERLRNSLLSAISHDLRTPLTVISGMAEAMIMASPQLPEPHAGLARAIRDEVSRTTTLINNLLDMARMQMGHISLNRDWQTLEEVVGAAMHVCAPLLSHHTIRIDLPEDLPLLQLDSVLMERVFCNLLENAAKHTPPGTRLVITAVQVASDVEIAVMDNGPGLPPGSEKKLFDKFTRGKVESRISGFGLGLAIVRTIVEAHGGTVRAENRPDGGARFVLSLPVAPPPALPEDV; encoded by the coding sequence ATGGATGATTCCGCTCCATCGACCCGCCCCGATCCCGATGCCTTGCTGGCCCGTCTGGATGAAGAGTCCTCGCGGGAAAAACGGGGCAAGCTGAAGATCTTTTTCGGCGCCTGTCCCGGCGTCGGCAAGACCTTCGCCATGCTGACCGCCGCCCGACTGCTGCAAAGCCAGGGGGTCGAGGTGGTGGCCGGGGTGGTGGAAACCCACGGTCGGCAGGAGACCGCCGAGTTGTTGCGCGCGATCCCCACGCTGCCGCGCCGCCGCATCGACTACAAGGGGCACCTTCTGGAAGAGTTCGATCTGGATGGGGCCCTGGCGCGGCGTCCGCAACTGCTGCTGGTGGACGAACTGGCCCACAGCAACGCCCAGGGCAGCCGTCACCCCAAACGGTGGCAGGATGTCGAGGAGTTGCTGGGGGCCGGCATCGATGTCTTCACCACCATCAACGTGCAGCACGTCGAAAGCCTCAACGACGTGGTCGGCAAGATCTCCGGCATCCGGGTCCGGGAGAGGGTTCCCGATCACGTCATCGACCGCGCCGACGAGATGGTCCTGGTCGATCTGCCCCCCGAGGAGCTGTTGCAACGACTGAAGGAAGGCAAGGTCTACATTCCCCAACAGGCCCGGCGGGCGGTGGACCACTTCTTTCGCAAGGGCAACCTGCTGGCCTTGCGGGAGCTGGCTCTGCGCCGCACCGCCGACCGGGTGGACGGCGACGTGCGCGCCTGGCGGCGGGAGAAGTCGGTGGCCACGGTCTGGCCAACCCGGGAATCGGTGCTGGTCTGCGTGGGGCCGGGACCGGACAGTGAACGGCTGGTGCGTCGCGCCGCGCGGCGGGCCAATCAGACCGGCGCCCCCTGGCATGCCATCGCCATCGAAACGCCCGCCATGCACACCCTTCCCGAATCGGCGCGAAAACACATTCTACAGGTATTGAAGCTGGCCCAGGAACTGGGGGCGCAAACCGCCAGCCTCTCCGGCCAGGATGCGGTTTCACCCACCATCGCCTATGCCCGGGAACACAATCTGGGCACCCTGCTGATGGGGCGGGACCGCTATCGGCGCCTGCCCTGGCAACACGGTTTCGCCGAGAAACTGGGGCGGCTGGCGCCGGATCTGGAAATCCTTCAGGTGGCCCGGGAAGAGGAGGAACCGAGGGAAAACACCGCCTCGCGCCCGCCTGTCAAACCGGCGGGGAGTCCCGCCTGGAAATACCACCTTTCGGCCCTGGCCATCGTCTCCCTGGTCACTGCCGGCACCGCGCCGCTGCACGATCTGCTCGATCCGGCCAACATCGTCATGCTCTTTCTGCTGTCGGTGGTCCTGGTGGCCGTTCGGCTGGGACGCGCCCCCGCCGTGGTGGCCGCTTTCCTTTCGGTGGCCTCCTTCGACTTCTTCTACGTACCACCCCGCTTCACCTTCGCCGTTTCGGACGTGCAGTATCTGGTGACCTTCGCCGTCATGCTGACGGTGGCGCTGGTCGTCGGCCAACTGACCGCCGGATTGCGTTTTCAGGCCTCCGCCGCCCGGAAACGGGAGCATCGCATGCATGTGCTTTACGAGATGTCCCGTGAACTCTCCAGCGCCCTGGGAGTGGAGCAGATCGTGGAGATCGGGCAGCGCATCATCAAGGGAGGCTTCAACGCCGCCGTCGCCCTCTTCATCCAGGGGCGGGAGAATCGCCTGCAACGGGTGGAGGGCTCCAGCGATCCGGACGGCGTCGATCCGGGAATCGCCCAATGGAGTTTCGACCACGGGCAGAGCGCCGGGTTGGGAACCGACACCCTGGCCTCCTCCCGCGCCCTTTACGTTCCGTTGAAAGCCCCCACCCGGCTGTGCGGCGTCATGGCTCTGGTACCCCAGGAATCCGTCTGGGAACTGCCCCCGGAACAACAGCAATTTCTGGATACCTGCGCCACCCTGATCGCCATCGCCCTGGAGCGGGTCCATTACGTCACCCTGGCCCGGGAGGCCCAGGTCAGCGTGGAGTCGGAGCGGCTGCGCAACTCCCTGCTCTCCGCCATCTCCCACGACCTGCGCACCCCGCTGACCGTCATTTCCGGTATGGCCGAAGCCATGATCATGGCCTCCCCGCAACTGCCCGAACCCCACGCCGGACTGGCCCGGGCCATTCGGGACGAGGTCTCCCGCACCACCACCCTGATCAACAACCTTCTCGACATGGCCCGCATGCAGATGGGCCACATCTCCCTCAACCGGGACTGGCAGACCCTCGAAGAGGTGGTGGGCGCGGCCATGCATGTCTGCGCCCCCCTGCTGAGCCATCATACCATCCGCATCGACTTGCCCGAAGACCTTCCCCTGCTGCAACTGGACAGCGTTCTCATGGAGCGGGTTTTCTGCAATCTTCTGGAAAACGCGGCGAAACACACCCCCCCCGGCACCCGGCTCGTCATCACCGCCGTTCAGGTCGCTTCGGATGTGGAAATCGCCGTGATGGACAACGGTCCCGGCCTGCCTCCGGGTTCGGAGAAAAAACTCTTTGACAAATTCACCCGTGGCAAGGTGGAATCCCGCATATCGGGATTCGGTCTGGGCCTGGCCATCGTGCGCACCATCGTGGAGGCTCACGGGGGCACGGTTCGCGCGGAAAACCGGCCCGATGGCGGCGCCCGCTTCGTCCTGTCCCTGCCGGTGGCTCCCCCTCCGGCGCTTCCCGAGGATGTGTGA